CAGCACCCCGCCGGGCAGGCATGCGGGCAATATCGACCTCAAGGACCTCGTCGCGGGTTCGACACTCTATATTCCCGTGTTCGTCCCCGGAGCGTTATTCGAGGTTGGCGATGGGCACGCGGCACAGGGGGATGGCGAAGTGGACCAGACGGCCATCGAGACGTCATTACGAGGCCGGATTCAACTGACGGTCCGTAAGGACATGAAGCTCTCGTGGCCGCGGGCGGAAACGGCGACGGACTTTATCAGCATGGCGATGGATCCGGACCTGGCGATTGCAGCGAAGACGGCGATCCAGGAGATGATTGATTTTCTGGCCGGCGCGAAGGGGCTTACGAAGCATCAGGCCTATCAGGTCGTGAGCATGGCCGGGAATGTGGCAATCACGCAGTTGGTGGACAAGCCCAACCTCGGAGTTCACGTGAAAATATCGAAGGGTATCTTCAAATAGCCGGGCCTGCCAAGCCCTCTACATCCAACTCCCGGAAATCGGAAATGAGGTGGACACGGGACGAAACCCATGATTGCCTGCAAAAGCCTGGATGATACCGGCATTCTTGCCGGTCATTCTTCTGAGCGCGGCTCCCGGTTTGCGGACGTGCTCAATCAACGATTTTGGCGGTGACGATCGCAATCAGAGCGCTATCGCTTCTGGCGAAGGCGGTCTTGCCTACGACCACAAGCTGGCCCGGGCGCAGGTCCAGATTGGTTTGAATACCGGCGCTCGGAGTCTTCAAGTTCACATTGTTCAGATGGATGACATCCCCCTTTTCATCGTGGCTCAAGTAGGAAGCGTTATAGGAGAGTGTGTACGTTTGAGTGACAAGGCCAAGGCTTTCCGGCTTGGTTTCACTGTTCGGCACTGATATGGTTGGCCCTGATATGACGCCGTTGGTACTGCCGGATTCTCCGATGCGGTTGCGCAGGAAGGCGGTATCCAGTAGCCGATAGGACTTGTAGTTGAAAGTCGCGCGCAGCTGCTTCAGTGCAGGATCAATTTGTTGCGGGAGATTTTCTGCGCTACCTGCCACATCGCTTGCAAAAAGAAGATAGACGGTAAGCTCTATGCCCCTGGTCACCGGTGGGGCGACGTCAAGCCTCCTTATCAGGCCCTCCATCTCATTGATCCGGTCCGAATCACCGGCCAGGATCAGGACTTTGTTCCGGGAATCGTAAGTTATTACCGTGCCGTTTGCCTTGGCGATGGGATCAAGGGTGGTCTTGATTGAGTAGGGATCTGCGGACTTCACTTCAATAGATCGGGTGATCACCTTTGCAGGATCTTGTTGTGACGATTGTGCTGCCTGGGCTCGGGATTCCGTTGCCGCCAGGCACCACGCGACTGCTACTGCCGCCAGCCAAATTCGTTTCTTTGTCATCTTCCTACTCCTTTCGGGCTTGCTAACCAGATGATGATGACGTTGGGATCAGGGGTTTCTAATTTCATGAAAACATCGTCCAAGATCACGGAAGCCGGGGGCCCAGGCGGCTTTGCGCCCTCCGCAAGAGGGACGGTTTCCCGGGCAAGCTCGTTGGATGGCTGCATTCTCCTTGCATTGGAACGTCTCATGTGGGGCAAAGTCCCCGCCTGATTCACAGCTGGTTTCATAGGTCCGGCAGAACGCGGTTTGATTTGAACCGGCATTTGAATAACTTGGGCCGGTCTCTCCGGAACCGGAACCTGCAACACCTGTGGTGTGGAAGTGTTCCGCCACCACCAGACAGAGGTCGTAACTGCCGCCAGAATGACAACCGCCAAAGCCGACCGCCAGAACGGCATATGCATCCGGACGCGTGGAACTTCCTGCTCCCGGAGCCGATGCAGGACCGACCGCCGCACGCGAGCGAAATCGTCCTCTTCAAACTCAAGATCACGGAGCTCGGTCATAGCCTGACAATCTTGTACGTAGCTTTTCAGCCGGCCCGAGCACGCGGGGCACCCGGTAAGGTGCGGCGCAAGCTCACGGGTTTCCCTGGCATTCAGATCGCCCCGAGCCATTAGTGCAATCTTCTCTTCTTCGATGTGCCCTCTCATCCTGTTCTCCGCATAGCGCGTTCGCAGTAACGCCGCACCTTGACGCGCGCGCTTGAAATCTGGGTGCGGACCGTCACCGCGGAACTCCCCAATACGCGCGCGGTCTCCTCGGTGCTCAGCTCCTCGACATCTCGGAGCACCAAAGCCGCTCTTTCCTTAAACGGCAACGACTGCAGCGCGCGGCGCAACATCTCCTTCCGTTCCCTCAGGTCCACGCCCGTCTCGACCTGGTCTCCAGTGGGGAAACCTGGTTCATTCCCGGCGTCATACTCCTCCAGCGAAGTCTCCGTCACTCTTCTGCTCTTTTTGGCTAGATCCCGGCAGACGGTGATCGTCACCCGATAGAGCCAAGTCTGCACGGCCCCGGGATTGATGCGGGGCAGGTACCGGTAGAGCTTGACGAAAACTTCCTGGGAGGCATCCTTTGCATCCTCATATCGATGCAGCATGCGCGCCGCCGTACACAGGACTTGCCTTTGATAACAGATCATTAGTTGTTCGAAAGCATAGGTCTCCCCTGCCTGAGCACGCACTACCAGATCGCTGCTCCGGGTCGCAGAGTCCTCCCTTGTTTTCAGTTTTTCATCTCCGGCAATCCGCAGAGCGCCTGCTGCATCGGACAACATTTTGTATCCGGGGCTAAGAGCACCTATCTACTTACTATAGACTGATGATTCGTCGAAAACGTTGAAAGGAAATCACTGCCGCTTCTCGCGGGCATGTGAATTCTGCGAATTCGGTAAAGAAGCCCGGGAGTGGGACCATGTCCTGGAGGTATCGAGCCCCCGGAGCTTCACTCTGGCACCTTTTCCGGGCTTTTAGCCCGAATTATTCGTGAAGCAGAACCGGACGCCGGTTAAAGGCAACACAATTGGATTCGGACAAACCCTGGCAGGAGCTTTTGCCGTCCTGTTTGCCCGGCAAAAGCTCCTGCACGCCGACCGACACCGAACGGTCAGCGTCTGTCAGCGTTTTTCCACGTCCAAAAATTTCTTTTGATCGCATATTCATGAATAATCCGGGTTGGGAAGGACAGGCTGCGGTTGCACATAATCCCACAGCCCGGTCCCGCGGCAGGCCTGCCAGCAAGATCGCCGGCAAGCAGTCGGCAAGCCGACACCAAGACTCCGGAGGCCTGTAAAAAAACTCCGAGCGCAGCTGGTTATGGGGATGCGCAGGTTTTACAGGGTTTTTATCCTGAAAATCGCGCGTGTCCCTGCTTGAAATTCCATGGGTTTCACCGAAGAATCACGTGAAACCCATGGGATCTGTGTTGGCGGTTTGCATCAGAAAAATCAAGCAGCCGGCCGTTGCCGGATGGCCGGGGGATCATCCCGGTTCTTTTCGATGGCATAAGACTCTGACTTCGTCTCCGGGAACAGCGTCACCTTCACGTAATTGTCCGGGGTGAGGTACGACCGGGCCGCATCCCAGATCATCTTTGCATTCAGGGTCTTGTAAAACTCGCCCAGACCGAAAAACTCCCCGAGATCCTGGGGAACCTGGTAACGGAGATAGATCTGGCTCAGCAGATAGCTGTTCTGCCTGGAATTTGTTTCGAAGTCCCGAAGCAGCGCCTCCCTGACGTCGCTGACCTGTTTCTCGCTGGGACCGCTTTGCTTCAGACTCTCGATTTCCTGGAAGACGACTTTAACCAGTTCATCCGTGCGCTGCGGATTGCAGCCGAACTGGATCGTGAATGAGAACTCCTGGCGTGGGATTATCGTGTAGCTCGGGGCTACGCTGACGCCGTAGGTCCCGCTCAGGTCTTCTCGCAGCACCTCGCGCAGTTTTGTATCCAGGACCATGCCGAGTGCCCGGATCGCAACCCGGTTGTTCTGGTTGTACTGGAACGGCCCGCTGAACACGATCGCCGCCCGGCTCTGCGGCTCGATCCCCTTTCTGACCACCTTTTCAACGACGCCTTTCGGCGTGTGGATCCCCACGTCTTTCCAGGTTTCGTTCCGGTGCAGCGCGGGCAGCGAGGCGAGATAGCGCTCGACGAACGGTCTCATCATTTCCAGGTCGAAACTCCCGACGAAAACGAAGGTGAAGTCACCGGCATCGGCGAAGCGATCCTTGTAAAACGCCAGCGACTTCTCGAGATTCATCTGATCGATCATCTCCACGGTCAACATGCGCGCCCGGGGATGGTTCTGCGTCAGTGTCGACTGGAGCGCCTCGCTGAAGGCATAGGCAGGGCTCGCCTGCTGGTTCGCCAGGACGGCCCGCCCCTGCGCGAGGTGGGCGGCAAACGCTTCCTTGTCTGAGCGTGGCGCCATGAACCGGAGGTAGATGAGCTGAAACATCGTCTCCAGGTCTTTCGGCGAGCAACTGCCGATCAATCCTTCTTCGAGCTCGGATATCAAAGGGCTCACCGTCGCGATTTTTCCGGCAAGCACCTTCCGGAGGTCGATTGCGTTGAAATTGCCCAGGCCGGTGATGGACATCACCTGAGTTGCGGTTCTCGCCGGTATGAAATCCTCATCGCTCGCGAGGGAGGTCCCGCCCGGGCTGGTCGCCCGGAACACGATCTCATCCATCTTGTAGTTCGTCGGCTTGAGCACGACCTTTACGCCGTTGGAGAGGTCCCACTCTGTGATGCCGAACACTTCCTTGGGGGTGGTCTTGACGATCTTTCCCGGTTCGGGCAGCTTGTCGAGGAGCACCTGGTTGCCGACCGTATCGACGTAGGCGCTGATCTCCTTGGTCCCGACACCCTTGACCACGGCCGCAAGCTTCGCCTCGTCGGGCACCACGACGCCGGCCTTCTCGGGAGCGCTGACAACAATTACCCGGCTTCTGTCGCTCAACCAGTTTTTCCCGGCGTTGTTTACCTCATCGAGCGTGATTTCGGGCAGGAACCGCTGATGGAGCGCATACTCGAGGGGTGGACCGGGCAATGTCTCCTTCTGTGTGAAATTCCGGACCAGCTCGTCGGCCAGGGTTGCCGACTCGTGCCTGTCGGTCTCGGCCAGATACCGTTCGTAAGTGCGCAATGTTTCCCGCTTCTGGCGATCGAGCTCCGTCGCGGTAAACCCGAACCGTGCGACCCGGTTCGCCTCCGTCAACAGCGCATCTAGAGCGCGGTCGATACCACCCTCCTTCGGGATCGCGTTCAGCATGGCAGCTTCCTTCGTGCGGACAAAGTTCGACCAGCCCGCGGCGCCCATGACGAACGGGGCGTCCGGCTTCTGGGTAAGGTCGGACAGGCGGCGGCTGAGCATTCCGGCTGCAAGCCGGTTCACGATCTTGTACCGGTAGACGCCGACCGTTCCCTGCTCATGAAGCGGCAGCTTGTTGTAGACCGAGATCGACGTCATCGTAGCTTCTTTGTCCGTGGCGATGGCGTAGAGTGTATTGGGATGGTCGGGGACATTGTACGTTGGCCGCAGCCTGGGGGTCTTCGCCGCAGGAATCGATGCAAAATGTTGCTTGATGAGGCCCTCTACCGCAGCCTTGTCGAAGTCGCCCACGGCGACGACGGCCATAAGGTCCGGCCGGTACCAATCTTTATAAAACCGCTTGAGCACATCGTATTTGAACGTCTCGATGGTCTCCTTTTTGCCGATGGGCAGCCGATCGGCATAGCGCGCGCCACTGAACAGGATCGGGAACTGCTTGTCATTCATCCTTGCGCCGGCTCCCCGTCCCAGCCGCCATTCTTCGATGATGACTCCGCGCTCCTTGTCGATCTCGGCTGGATCGAGAGAGACGTTGTGCGCCCAGTCCTCGAGAATCAGAAATGCCTTGTCCATCACTTCCGGCTTGTCAGTCGGAATCGTGAGCATGTAGACCGTTTCATCGAAGCTCGTGAAGGCATTCAGGCTCGGACCGAAACGCATCCCGATCGACTCCATGAAATTGACGATCTCCTGCTTCGCAAAATTCTTCGTGCCGTTGAAGCACATGTGCTCAACCATGTGCGCCAGGCCGAGCTGGTCGTTGTCTTCGAGTACAGAACCCGCATTCACCGCCAGGCGCAACTCCGCCCGCTTTTCTGGCAGCTTGTTGGTCCGGATGTAATAACGGAGCCCGTTGGGAAACCTGCCGATGGTGATCCGTGGATCGACGGGTATCTGCTGGGTAAGCGATAAGGCATTCGCCTGCGCCTGAGTCTGAGCCTGAGCCGGCGCAGGGCTTTGAGCCACCTGCTGCTCTGCCGCAGCGATGCAGAAGACCGTAATCAGCATCGACAGCAGCAACACCTGGATCTTTCTGTGGAGACTCATTTCTCAGCCCTCCTCGAATTGATAATGAATTGCTTTTTGATGTTGGCGACAGAATATCACTCATCACGGTGGCGGTCAGCTGGAATAATCCTCGGGGATACTAATATCGCGTATCGACCGTCTTGCGGATGTCCGGCAGGTTTGAGGTTGCCGGTTGCCCCTTTGCCCGCCTTCCGCTGTTTTTAGCTCGACCTGACATCCCATTTTTTCATAACCTGTTCTTCGATAGACATGAAAAATCCCAATGCCAAATCTCTTCCCAAACCAGTAGTCAACCCCCCCACCGAAATTCATGGCGTTCAAATGGCCGCTTCGGAATAGCAGCGAATAGCCTCCGGTGATGAACGGCGCGATTTTGGCCCCGGCTTTTTCGAAGCTGTAAAGCCCATTGATGGAGAGCATGCCGATACCTTCACCTTGGAGTCATGCCGCTGCCATTTCATCTCTGAAAAGGACACGGTTTCAGCGCTCTCTTGCAGCTTATTAAATGTCTTGGCGGCAAGACATAGAGACGAAGGTTTCTTAAACCGAGAAAACGGGCCTCAAAACTAAACGCAAACCCTATGCTCACGTGCAGTATTGAGATCAATTCCTGCAGGCTCAATTACTTCCTCAGGTCCGGCACCGATCACGCACCGATCACGTATGCCGGCTTGCTGAGCATGATCGCCGGAGCCTGGACTAACTGTCTCCGATGTATAATATACAGCTGTGGCAGTCATGGAAGGGCAGAGCTGCCTATGGGGAGTCGACGCCTCTGAGCCGGAGCAGAGCGGTCCTGGCACCGGCGCTTTGTCCTCGGAGGCATTACCTGTTCTTCACCTGCACTGCCGGCGGCAGGTTTGGCATCAGCAAGCGTAAGACGAGGTAAAGAGGCTCTGCCCGTGATGCGTATGGCGATCTTTGCTGGTTGGTCGTGGCTTCTGTTGTTACTGAGTGTGGTCTCTCCTCTTTGTGCACTACAGGGCGCCAGGCCGGCGCGACCGGAGGCCAAGGGAGAGCCACTGCAGCCGGACTGGTGCGGCCAACTGCCCCGCCCGGGATACAAGGCCCTCGATCGCGTCTCTCTTGCCGACCATTGGTTTGAGGTTTATCGTATTCGCCCCGGTGTTTTTGCCATCTATGAGCCTCACCAGTACGAAGAGGTGATTTCCTATTTGATTGTCGGCTCACAGCGTGCCCTGCTCTTCGACACCGGCATGGGCATGGGCGACTTGCGCAAGATCGTCACCCAGCTTACGCGCCTTCCGATCATCGTGCTGAACTCGCATACGCACTTTGACCACATCGGTGACAATTGGCAGTTTCAGACTATCCTGGGCGTAAACATTTCCTACACTCGCCACAATGCTGGAGGCGCCACCCATGAACAGCTGCGGGACGCGGTCATACCCGAGCGATTCTGTGGCGATCTGCCGCCAGGGTTCAAGCCGGAGGGTTATGCGATCCCTCCGTTTAAGATCTCAAGCTATGTCAAGGAAGGGGAGGTGCTCGACCTCGGCGATCGCAAGGTTGAAGTCCTGCTGACGCCTGGCCACGCCCCCGATGCTCTCTGCCTGCTGGACCGTAAAAACAGGCTTCTTTTCACCGGCGATACCTTCTATGCCGGTCCCATTTTTCTCTACATACCCGACACCGACGTAACGGCCTACGGCCGCTCCATAGAAAAGTTGGCAAAACTGGTTCCGCAATTGGATCTTCTACTGCCATCGCACAATTTCCCTGAAGCGAAGCCGGAGATGCTCACGCGGCTATCCGATGCCTTTCGTCAAGTGCAATCCGGGAAAGCACAGTTCACGCTCACCGGCGGTCGACGCGAATACAAGTTCGATGGTTTCTCGCTGCTGATGGCCGGCACCAAGAAATAGGATCGCCTCCGCCTCCACGGAAGCAGAAGGAACCCTCACTGATTTCGCGGACAGGCGCGAATGGCGCCGCTGCGACCGGACTTGTCGCCACTTCCCGAGAAGCCCGCAGGGATCTGAAACATTCTCAATCGGCAGTCCCGACCAGCGGCAGCGAGCCGATGTAGACTTCACCGGTGGTGCCATGGATGGAGAGAACGTCGCCAGTCTGCACGCGATGCCGCACCTCCCGGCGGTCGTCGACAAATACGGCCTCGTTCTTCCGGGGGTTGACCTTGAGCCCCGCTGCTCCCAGCACGGCGCTGAATCTCTTGTGCTCGATGCCGTTGACCGCCACCGCGGCGTGGGAAGTCGAGCCGCCCTTGGCGGTCAACACTCCGTCGGCAGACAGTATCAGCGGAATGTCGTCCGGTGTCGGATTTTCCAGCACCAGCAGCACGCCGTCCACGTCGTCGCGCCCGGACTCGACGATCGCCGTCATCTCGCGGCGGCTGGGCTCATCGAAGGCGACGAGCCCGCGAAAGCCGCCCCCGCGCACGCCGTTGCCGCGCGTGAGCGCCTCCCTGCGTCCTGCGAAGTTGCAGACCTTTTTCCCCTCGACCGTCTCTGCCATGCGCGTCTGCAGGATGCTGAGTTCGCCACGCTCGACGGTGAACTCGATCTCCTGGTCAGTGCCCATGAAGCTGCGCAGCGCTGCTGCGATATGCTTGATCCGCCGGTGCAGCATCGGCATGGTCCTGGGCAGCTCACTGATCGGCTGCAGCGAGTTGATGCCCGTGACGCCGCCGACCAGGTCATCCCCGGCCGCCGAGAATTTGATTTCGCCGGCCAGCGCGGGAGTGCCGCTCCTGGTCATGGTGGTACGCGGGATCACGCCGGTAAGCGAAGCCTGGGTTTCGTCCATGCCTTCCCCGACGTAATCGTTGCGGCGATTGCCGGAGGCCATCTCTTGCACTATGACTGCGGTGTGCCAGCCGTGACACAGTCCCTTGAGTTCGCGATAGCGCTGTGCCCGCTCTGAATGCCAGGAAGCCAGGACCGCCCGGACCGCCGCGAACAGCTGTTGCTGGGGATCACTCAGTAGAGCGTCCAGTTCCGCGCCGAATCCTTTATGGCGCAAGATTTCCTTCGACGCCTCGGCGATCTCCCTCATCGTCTCCCAGGGTAGCTCGTGCTTGAAGCGTACCTTGTGACGCTCCTTGGCTTCCTCGACCAGGCCGAAGGTCTCCATGTCGACCTCCCAGATTGCCTTGCCTATGGAAGCAAGGAAGCGGCGGTAGGCGTCGTAGGCCTGCCATGGGTCGTGTTCGGCCAGCTTGGCTGCGATCCGGTCGTTCATGCCGACGAAGACCACGGTAGAGAGCATTCCGGGCATCGAGAATATCGAACCCCCGCGCACGGCGAGGAGGAGCGGCGTGTTCGCATCGCCGAACCTCTTCCTCTGGCCGCCGGTCTGAGCCAGATCGCGCTCGAGGATCTCGAGGTGATGCAGGATTTCCTCGTTGAGACGGCCCGGCTCCGGATGGCCAGTTGCAGTGCGGGCGAGGCTT
The Terriglobia bacterium genome window above contains:
- a CDS encoding insulinase family protein, whose protein sequence is MSLHRKIQVLLLSMLITVFCIAAAEQQVAQSPAPAQAQTQAQANALSLTQQIPVDPRITIGRFPNGLRYYIRTNKLPEKRAELRLAVNAGSVLEDNDQLGLAHMVEHMCFNGTKNFAKQEIVNFMESIGMRFGPSLNAFTSFDETVYMLTIPTDKPEVMDKAFLILEDWAHNVSLDPAEIDKERGVIIEEWRLGRGAGARMNDKQFPILFSGARYADRLPIGKKETIETFKYDVLKRFYKDWYRPDLMAVVAVGDFDKAAVEGLIKQHFASIPAAKTPRLRPTYNVPDHPNTLYAIATDKEATMTSISVYNKLPLHEQGTVGVYRYKIVNRLAAGMLSRRLSDLTQKPDAPFVMGAAGWSNFVRTKEAAMLNAIPKEGGIDRALDALLTEANRVARFGFTATELDRQKRETLRTYERYLAETDRHESATLADELVRNFTQKETLPGPPLEYALHQRFLPEITLDEVNNAGKNWLSDRSRVIVVSAPEKAGVVVPDEAKLAAVVKGVGTKEISAYVDTVGNQVLLDKLPEPGKIVKTTPKEVFGITEWDLSNGVKVVLKPTNYKMDEIVFRATSPGGTSLASDEDFIPARTATQVMSITGLGNFNAIDLRKVLAGKIATVSPLISELEEGLIGSCSPKDLETMFQLIYLRFMAPRSDKEAFAAHLAQGRAVLANQQASPAYAFSEALQSTLTQNHPRARMLTVEMIDQMNLEKSLAFYKDRFADAGDFTFVFVGSFDLEMMRPFVERYLASLPALHRNETWKDVGIHTPKGVVEKVVRKGIEPQSRAAIVFSGPFQYNQNNRVAIRALGMVLDTKLREVLREDLSGTYGVSVAPSYTIIPRQEFSFTIQFGCNPQRTDELVKVVFQEIESLKQSGPSEKQVSDVREALLRDFETNSRQNSYLLSQIYLRYQVPQDLGEFFGLGEFYKTLNAKMIWDAARSYLTPDNYVKVTLFPETKSESYAIEKNRDDPPAIRQRPAA
- a CDS encoding sigma-70 family RNA polymerase sigma factor encodes the protein MLSDAAGALRIAGDEKLKTREDSATRSSDLVVRAQAGETYAFEQLMICYQRQVLCTAARMLHRYEDAKDASQEVFVKLYRYLPRINPGAVQTWLYRVTITVCRDLAKKSRRVTETSLEEYDAGNEPGFPTGDQVETGVDLRERKEMLRRALQSLPFKERAALVLRDVEELSTEETARVLGSSAVTVRTQISSARVKVRRYCERAMRRTG
- a CDS encoding MBL fold metallo-hydrolase — protein: MRMAIFAGWSWLLLLLSVVSPLCALQGARPARPEAKGEPLQPDWCGQLPRPGYKALDRVSLADHWFEVYRIRPGVFAIYEPHQYEEVISYLIVGSQRALLFDTGMGMGDLRKIVTQLTRLPIIVLNSHTHFDHIGDNWQFQTILGVNISYTRHNAGGATHEQLRDAVIPERFCGDLPPGFKPEGYAIPPFKISSYVKEGEVLDLGDRKVEVLLTPGHAPDALCLLDRKNRLLFTGDTFYAGPIFLYIPDTDVTAYGRSIEKLAKLVPQLDLLLPSHNFPEAKPEMLTRLSDAFRQVQSGKAQFTLTGGRREYKFDGFSLLMAGTKK